In Lacerta agilis isolate rLacAgi1 chromosome 8, rLacAgi1.pri, whole genome shotgun sequence, one genomic interval encodes:
- the LOC117051327 gene encoding protein FAM49A-like isoform X2: MGNLIKVLGKDLENCPHFFLDFENAQPTEAETAVWNQVNAVLEEAQTILAELQSYTGAGQEIREAIQNPSDLQLQEKAWNAVCPLVAKLKRFYEFSLRLENALRSLLEALTSPPYAPTQHLEREQALAKQFAEILHFTLSFDELKMTNPAIQNDFSYYRRTISRNRINNLQLDAESEVNNEMANRMSLFYAEATPMLKTLSNATTKFVSENKTLPIEDTTDCLSTMACVCRVMLETPEYRSRFTNTETLLFCMRVMVGVIILYDHVHPVGAFAKTSKIDMKGCIKVLKDQPSNSTEGLLNALRYTTRHLNDDTTSKQIRALLQ; this comes from the exons ATGGGCAACCTGATAAAGGTATTGGGCAAAGATTTAGAAAACTGTCCTCATTTTTTCCTGGATTTTGAAA ATGCACAGCCCACAGAAGCCGAGACAGCTGTGTGGAACCAGGTGAACGCTGTCCTAGAGGAGGCACAGACCATTCTGGCGGAACTGCAGTCCTACACCGGAGCTGGGCAAGAGATCAGAGAG GCCATCCAAAACCCCAGTGACTTGCAGCTCCAAGAAAAGGCATGGAACGCCGTGTGTCCCCTTGTGGCAAAGCTGAAGCGTTTTTATGAGTTTTCTCTTAGACTTG AGAATGCCTTGCGGAGCTTGCTGGAAGCTCTCACCAGCCCACCTTACGCCCCAACTCAGCACCTGGAGAGGGAACAGGCTCTCGCCAAACAGTTTGCAGAAATCCTACACTTCACCCTCAGTTTTGACGAGCTCAAG ATGACCAACCCTGCCATCCAGAATGATTTTAGCTACTATAGAAGAACCATCAGTCGAAACCGGATCAACAACCTGCAG TTAGACGCTGAGAGTGAGGTGAACAACGAAATGGCCAACCGGATGTCCCTCTTCTACGCAGAGGCCACCCCGATGCTGAAGACTCTCAGCAATGCCACGACCAAATTTGTTTCAGAG AACAAAACTCTTCCCATTGAGGACACGACTGACTGTTTGAGCACCATGGCCTGTGTCTGCCGGGTGATGCTGGAAACGCC GGAATATCGGAGTCGCTTCACCAACACCGAAACTCTCCTTTTCTGCATGCGGGTGATGGTGGGGGTCATCATTCTATATGACCATGTCCATCCTGTGGGGGCTTTCGCGAAGACCTCAAAAATTGAC ATGAAAGGATGTATCAAGGTCTTGAAAGACCAGCCTTCCAACAGCACAGAAGGCCTTCTGAATGCACTGAG GTACACCACCCGGCACCTCAATGATGACACCACATCCAAGCAGATCCGGGCCTTGCTGCAATGA
- the LOC117051327 gene encoding protein FAM49A-like isoform X1: protein MGNLLKVLTYNELDQGPNFFLDFEHAQPTEAETAVWNQVNAVLEEAQTILAELQSYTGAGQEIREAIQNPSDLQLQEKAWNAVCPLVAKLKRFYEFSLRLENALRSLLEALTSPPYAPTQHLEREQALAKQFAEILHFTLSFDELKMTNPAIQNDFSYYRRTISRNRINNLQLDAESEVNNEMANRMSLFYAEATPMLKTLSNATTKFVSENKTLPIEDTTDCLSTMACVCRVMLETPEYRSRFTNTETLLFCMRVMVGVIILYDHVHPVGAFAKTSKIDMKGCIKVLKDQPSNSTEGLLNALRYTTRHLNDDTTSKQIRALLQ, encoded by the exons ATGGGGAACCTTCTTAAAGTGTTGACTTATAACGAGCTTGACCAAGGCCCTAATTTTTTCCTTGACTTTGAAC ATGCACAGCCCACAGAAGCCGAGACAGCTGTGTGGAACCAGGTGAACGCTGTCCTAGAGGAGGCACAGACCATTCTGGCGGAACTGCAGTCCTACACCGGAGCTGGGCAAGAGATCAGAGAG GCCATCCAAAACCCCAGTGACTTGCAGCTCCAAGAAAAGGCATGGAACGCCGTGTGTCCCCTTGTGGCAAAGCTGAAGCGTTTTTATGAGTTTTCTCTTAGACTTG AGAATGCCTTGCGGAGCTTGCTGGAAGCTCTCACCAGCCCACCTTACGCCCCAACTCAGCACCTGGAGAGGGAACAGGCTCTCGCCAAACAGTTTGCAGAAATCCTACACTTCACCCTCAGTTTTGACGAGCTCAAG ATGACCAACCCTGCCATCCAGAATGATTTTAGCTACTATAGAAGAACCATCAGTCGAAACCGGATCAACAACCTGCAG TTAGACGCTGAGAGTGAGGTGAACAACGAAATGGCCAACCGGATGTCCCTCTTCTACGCAGAGGCCACCCCGATGCTGAAGACTCTCAGCAATGCCACGACCAAATTTGTTTCAGAG AACAAAACTCTTCCCATTGAGGACACGACTGACTGTTTGAGCACCATGGCCTGTGTCTGCCGGGTGATGCTGGAAACGCC GGAATATCGGAGTCGCTTCACCAACACCGAAACTCTCCTTTTCTGCATGCGGGTGATGGTGGGGGTCATCATTCTATATGACCATGTCCATCCTGTGGGGGCTTTCGCGAAGACCTCAAAAATTGAC ATGAAAGGATGTATCAAGGTCTTGAAAGACCAGCCTTCCAACAGCACAGAAGGCCTTCTGAATGCACTGAG GTACACCACCCGGCACCTCAATGATGACACCACATCCAAGCAGATCCGGGCCTTGCTGCAATGA